One Azotosporobacter soli genomic region harbors:
- a CDS encoding flagellar protein FliT → MTIAASESEYWQKYLYFTNELKKFLVCEDWETFNSLLEERQKMQSEPAEPLQAELYDEINRLDQELKSLLSQKLYQMKQSQQVSRAYESMGQEDTGLWMDRKR, encoded by the coding sequence ATGACGATTGCGGCAAGCGAATCAGAATACTGGCAAAAATATCTCTATTTTACAAATGAATTGAAAAAATTTCTTGTTTGCGAAGATTGGGAGACTTTCAATAGTTTGTTGGAAGAGCGGCAAAAAATGCAAAGTGAACCTGCAGAGCCTTTGCAGGCGGAGCTTTATGATGAAATCAATCGACTCGATCAGGAACTGAAGAGTTTATTAAGTCAGAAGCTGTATCAGATGAAACAAAGCCAACAAGTTTCACGGGCTTACGAAAGTATGGGGCAAGAAGACACGGGGCTTTGGATGGATCGCAAGCGTTAA
- a CDS encoding motility associated factor glycosyltransferase family protein gives MSLLAKNMEIIRKQSSLMANAIISKSAMPGEIEYDGEHDALQLCIDGRRLFLHSIYNREREFKEMFRDVPDRVTRLIIFGLDDGSILHYIEKHYPRLEHLLIVEPHGTVLERFLAENDFSASFTPFKKVTFLINYTLEDAEKKIEELLITSDAIEYYNSVVSLFAYQVAYGEYYRGLVRQALKALRFYHVNKTTQDSFRVLWLINFWRNLRQAEIDVSEMRGVFEGRPAIIVSAGPSLGKNIGLLERLKEKALIIAVGSSISILESHGITPHFRVAIDGVKENELIFKNVATEKCPLIYSGYAYHPMIENYQGPKIHMSLTGHLLPNYLFEKAEWQCLTVRSGFSVANVAMDMLQQLKCSTIILLGQDLCYTEGRMHAHGAWDGEFDDKYVNEEVETVNQFGEKVYTDRLFLGMKLVFEKILEMHKRDATAATVINATEGGLKIEGMLHKSLAEVEAEYLTTTYEFEREIAERIAVEKRNLPLKKNQLKSAVDNMYEQLEELIELNEKNCRDISKTLQLVVANGGNKQIIKGMDKISKTFALMNGQAFYQQVIHPEFADTFKLRLFASGIDAKNWRDTAEKDLKVFIGNTLELGKYLDLLKNLTQEYRGEKTLNITIE, from the coding sequence ATGTCGTTACTGGCGAAAAACATGGAGATTATTCGCAAGCAATCGAGCCTGATGGCGAATGCCATTATTTCAAAGAGTGCTATGCCGGGAGAAATTGAATATGACGGAGAGCATGATGCACTTCAGTTGTGCATAGATGGGCGTCGGTTATTTCTACACAGTATTTACAACCGAGAACGGGAATTCAAAGAGATGTTTCGTGACGTGCCTGACCGTGTGACGCGGTTAATTATATTTGGTTTGGATGACGGTTCAATTTTGCATTATATAGAAAAACATTATCCTCGCTTGGAACATTTGCTAATTGTTGAGCCGCATGGAACTGTGCTGGAACGATTTTTGGCGGAAAACGATTTTTCCGCTAGTTTCACGCCGTTTAAAAAAGTTACTTTCTTAATAAATTATACGCTGGAAGACGCAGAAAAAAAGATTGAAGAGCTGCTGATCACTTCCGATGCGATCGAATATTATAATAGTGTGGTGTCTTTGTTTGCGTATCAGGTGGCCTATGGGGAGTACTATAGGGGACTGGTTCGGCAAGCTTTGAAAGCACTGCGCTTTTACCATGTCAATAAAACGACGCAGGATTCATTCAGAGTACTGTGGCTGATTAATTTTTGGCGCAATTTGCGACAGGCTGAAATTGATGTTAGCGAAATGCGCGGCGTATTTGAAGGAAGACCAGCTATTATTGTGTCGGCGGGGCCATCGTTGGGCAAGAATATTGGCCTCTTAGAGCGTTTAAAAGAAAAGGCTTTGATTATTGCGGTGGGCAGTTCGATCTCTATTTTGGAGAGTCACGGAATCACGCCTCATTTTAGGGTTGCGATTGACGGCGTGAAGGAAAATGAATTGATCTTCAAGAATGTCGCTACGGAAAAATGTCCATTGATTTATAGCGGTTATGCGTATCATCCAATGATCGAAAATTATCAGGGGCCTAAAATCCATATGTCTTTGACTGGACATCTATTACCCAATTATCTGTTTGAAAAGGCGGAGTGGCAATGCCTAACTGTTAGAAGCGGATTTTCCGTGGCGAATGTAGCGATGGATATGCTGCAGCAGTTAAAATGTTCTACGATTATTCTGCTTGGACAGGATTTATGCTATACCGAGGGGCGAATGCACGCACATGGCGCCTGGGACGGCGAATTTGATGATAAATATGTTAATGAGGAAGTTGAAACAGTCAATCAATTTGGTGAGAAAGTGTATACGGATCGTTTATTCTTGGGCATGAAGCTGGTGTTTGAAAAAATACTGGAAATGCATAAAAGAGACGCGACAGCCGCAACAGTTATCAATGCGACTGAAGGTGGGTTAAAAATAGAGGGCATGCTGCATAAATCGCTGGCAGAGGTAGAAGCCGAATATTTGACAACTACATACGAATTTGAGAGAGAAATTGCTGAACGGATAGCGGTTGAAAAAAGAAATTTGCCGTTGAAAAAAAATCAGCTGAAGAGTGCAGTTGATAATATGTATGAGCAGTTGGAAGAGCTGATCGAGTTGAATGAAAAAAACTGCAGAGATATTAGCAAGACCTTGCAATTGGTTGTAGCAAATGGCGGCAATAAGCAAATTATAAAAGGAATGGATAAAATAAGTAAAACATTCGCGTTGATGAATGGACAAGCGTTTTACCAACAGGTAATTCACCCGGAATTTGCCGATACCTTTAAACTGCGACTGTTTGCCAGTGGAATTGACGCTAAAAACTGGCGCGATACCGCAGAAAAAGATTTGAAGGTCTTCATCGGAAATACGCTTGAATTGGGGAAATATTTAGATCTTCTGAAAAATTTGACACAAGAATACCGGGGCGAGAAGACATTGAACATCACTATTGAATAA
- the fliS gene encoding flagellar export chaperone FliS, whose translation MHASNSVANTYKNQQIMTASPEELTLMLYNGAIRFVSESMAALEQKDLEKAHNTNMRAQDIVREFMNTLNMDYEVSKGYFQLYDYIEFSLIQGNLKNDRALLAEAKDMLQELRNTWVEAMKLSRQQKAASS comes from the coding sequence ATGCATGCGAGTAACAGCGTGGCCAACACCTATAAGAACCAGCAGATCATGACGGCTTCGCCGGAAGAATTAACCCTGATGTTGTACAACGGGGCGATTCGTTTCGTAAGCGAAAGCATGGCGGCGCTCGAACAAAAGGATTTAGAGAAGGCGCATAACACCAATATGCGGGCTCAGGATATCGTTAGAGAGTTTATGAACACATTGAATATGGATTATGAAGTTTCCAAAGGATATTTCCAACTGTATGACTACATAGAATTTTCTCTGATCCAAGGGAATTTGAAAAATGATAGAGCGTTGCTGGCGGAAGCGAAGGACATGCTGCAGGAATTGCGCAATACCTGGGTGGAAGCGATGAAACTGTCGAGGCAGCAAAAGGCGGCCTCTTCATGA
- a CDS encoding glycosyltransferase: MMAEFNAKMKAAQEFALKGELHKAQEVYQNILMVDDWRRRHGDVFYELGVCLFQSKEYDEAVQMFIKAYNKAHKKEQVLKLLSDACYLPNIPTFREAYEKNQKALQKAYPELGKISFEDLPLQFVPVSETKFYIFDKRKREFAGAIQIEDCFGDRFLSERRPTLLFKNLYHVKEIEKHISKQQKDSLCLVYDPVEEFLAYCQIVDFTPIIQNANVKMIFNLVDFVKEFAGQGALPKCLVNADKEDIYTRFIEFSQRIIGEKNKELDVSFSCPVIENKSDVRKFLTQLAWRPSQQKILLSIAIPTWNRGQHALDNVKHILKLKCSEEVEIVVSDNGSADEDGKYKELSQIDDVRLKYYKNEINLRVAANILLAIERAQGKFVYLISDEDFVNLEAIPRLLKVLRTAEDVAILHGSVQGPNMQGRLEDYEFAAGYESLLNAAFHFNYFSAGIYNRDLIIAHKLYDKYLDKVDEYVAYPHLYLEALLCTVGKDKILGDILCIEGAEAEFQSEDVAAAEISSVYSFESRLEQHTQFLEMAEDVLTMMGEKNEFKKTDIYLKLCCKTIRLIILVNGPNYQKRRDLCLLTRYAYYYCLKSVAALITDARAKSRLASALKVACERFWLDFHGQYGEINKKGAGLGI; encoded by the coding sequence ATGATGGCCGAATTTAATGCTAAGATGAAAGCAGCACAGGAGTTTGCTTTGAAAGGAGAATTGCATAAAGCGCAAGAAGTTTATCAAAATATATTAATGGTTGATGATTGGCGAAGGAGGCATGGAGACGTTTTTTATGAACTGGGCGTGTGCCTGTTTCAAAGTAAAGAATATGATGAAGCCGTTCAAATGTTTATTAAGGCCTATAATAAGGCGCATAAAAAAGAACAGGTATTAAAACTGTTAAGTGATGCTTGTTATCTACCTAACATCCCGACTTTTCGTGAAGCTTATGAGAAAAATCAAAAGGCATTGCAAAAGGCTTATCCGGAATTGGGAAAGATTTCATTTGAAGATCTCCCGCTTCAGTTTGTTCCAGTGTCGGAAACAAAATTCTATATTTTTGATAAACGAAAGCGCGAATTTGCCGGTGCGATACAGATTGAGGATTGTTTTGGCGATAGATTTCTCAGTGAGAGAAGGCCGACGCTGCTCTTCAAAAATCTTTACCATGTAAAAGAAATAGAAAAACATATTAGCAAGCAGCAAAAAGATTCGCTTTGCTTGGTGTATGATCCGGTAGAAGAGTTTTTGGCATACTGTCAGATTGTCGATTTTACGCCGATCATTCAAAATGCAAACGTAAAAATGATTTTTAATCTGGTGGATTTTGTCAAAGAGTTTGCCGGTCAAGGTGCTTTACCGAAGTGTTTGGTGAATGCTGACAAAGAGGATATATATACGAGATTCATAGAATTTTCCCAACGCATAATCGGTGAAAAAAATAAAGAGCTAGATGTTTCTTTTTCATGCCCGGTTATTGAGAACAAAAGCGATGTAAGAAAATTCCTGACGCAGTTAGCGTGGAGGCCAAGCCAGCAAAAGATCTTGCTGAGCATTGCCATTCCGACGTGGAATCGTGGACAACATGCGTTAGACAACGTAAAGCATATCTTAAAGTTGAAATGTAGCGAAGAAGTGGAGATTGTTGTAAGTGACAACGGGTCAGCGGATGAAGATGGAAAATATAAGGAACTTAGCCAAATTGATGATGTTCGGCTTAAATATTACAAAAATGAAATCAATCTTAGAGTTGCCGCGAATATCCTTTTGGCGATTGAACGGGCGCAGGGGAAATTCGTCTATTTGATCAGTGACGAAGATTTTGTTAATTTGGAAGCGATTCCGCGACTGCTGAAAGTTTTGCGCACTGCGGAGGACGTAGCGATTTTACACGGTTCCGTTCAGGGGCCGAATATGCAAGGAAGGTTAGAAGATTATGAATTTGCAGCAGGTTATGAATCGTTGTTAAATGCTGCGTTTCATTTCAACTATTTTTCGGCGGGCATTTACAACAGGGATCTTATTATTGCACATAAATTGTATGATAAATATCTGGATAAAGTGGATGAATATGTTGCGTATCCGCATTTATACCTCGAGGCATTATTGTGTACTGTGGGGAAAGATAAAATATTGGGTGACATCTTGTGCATCGAAGGAGCAGAAGCGGAGTTTCAAAGCGAGGATGTTGCTGCAGCCGAAATAAGTTCCGTCTATTCCTTTGAGAGTCGATTGGAACAGCATACACAGTTCTTGGAAATGGCGGAAGATGTGCTGACGATGATGGGCGAGAAGAACGAATTTAAAAAAACGGATATATACTTGAAATTGTGTTGTAAGACAATACGCTTAATCATTTTGGTAAACGGACCGAATTATCAAAAACGGCGCGATTTATGCCTGCTTACAAGGTATGCATATTATTATTGTTTGAAGTCAGTTGCTGCATTAATTACGGATGCTCGCGCCAAGAGCCGACTTGCCAGTGCTTTGAAAGTGGCGTGTGAAAGATTCTGGCTTGATTTTCATGGGCAGTATGGTGAAATCAATAAGAAAGGTGCAGGGCTAGGAATATGA
- the rfbG gene encoding CDP-glucose 4,6-dehydratase translates to MKMSKDFWSGKKVFITGHTGFKGSWLSLWLHMLGAEVTGYALNPPTDPALFTLCRIHELVTSIIGDIRDREKVQAEMLKAQPEIVIHMAAQPLVRESYLNPAETYEINVMGTVNLFEAVRKCNSVKAVVNVTTDKCYENKEWPWGYRENEPMGGYDPYSNSKSCSELITASYRDSFFNAKEYAKHGTAVASARAGNVIGGGDWAKDRLIPDCIRSLINGEKIGIRNPRAIRPWQHVVEPLGGYLLLARELYETGMEFAEGWNFGPNDTDAKSVEWIVETLCRKWGDGASYEVNTGEQPHEANYLKLDISKAKHRLAWNPKWSLETGLDRIIVWNTAYLGNEDMREITLKQIEEYVKE, encoded by the coding sequence ATGAAGATGAGTAAGGACTTCTGGAGCGGAAAAAAAGTATTTATTACTGGGCATACGGGATTCAAAGGCTCATGGCTGAGTCTTTGGCTGCATATGCTGGGGGCGGAAGTGACGGGATATGCTTTGAATCCGCCGACCGACCCAGCCCTATTTACGTTATGCCGGATACATGAACTTGTTACATCAATAATCGGAGACATTCGGGATCGGGAAAAAGTGCAAGCAGAAATGCTGAAAGCGCAGCCGGAGATTGTCATCCATATGGCGGCTCAGCCATTGGTGAGAGAGTCTTATCTGAATCCGGCGGAAACCTATGAAATTAATGTGATGGGTACGGTGAATCTATTTGAGGCTGTGCGAAAATGCAATTCGGTCAAAGCGGTTGTCAATGTCACGACCGATAAGTGCTATGAAAATAAAGAATGGCCGTGGGGTTACCGTGAGAATGAACCGATGGGCGGTTACGACCCGTATTCAAATAGCAAAAGTTGTTCGGAATTGATAACGGCCTCATACCGTGATTCATTTTTCAACGCTAAAGAGTATGCTAAACATGGAACCGCAGTGGCATCGGCGAGAGCCGGCAATGTGATCGGTGGCGGCGATTGGGCAAAAGATCGATTGATCCCCGATTGTATTCGCTCCTTGATAAATGGAGAGAAAATCGGCATCAGAAATCCAAGGGCGATACGGCCATGGCAGCATGTTGTAGAACCGCTTGGAGGTTATCTGCTGTTGGCCCGGGAGCTTTATGAGACGGGAATGGAATTTGCGGAGGGCTGGAATTTTGGCCCCAATGATACGGATGCAAAATCAGTCGAATGGATTGTTGAAACCTTATGCCGCAAATGGGGCGACGGGGCAAGCTATGAGGTGAATACAGGAGAACAGCCTCATGAGGCCAATTATTTGAAATTGGACATTTCCAAAGCAAAACATCGTCTTGCGTGGAATCCGAAATGGAGTTTAGAGACGGGTTTGGATAGAATTATCGTATGGAATACTGCCTATTTAGGGAACGAAGATATGCGAGAAATAACCTTAAAGCAAATAGAAGAGTATGTGAAGGAATAG
- a CDS encoding class I SAM-dependent methyltransferase: protein MANIEVHERKNCRICGSKNVIKWVHLPQMPLTDQLLLPDNFASEFLFDIDVYVCSDCHASQILHDIDYGQYYLDYNYSVAGSAKATDFMKKLAKAVVDTFQLQEGAICVEIGSGDGAQLACFKELGVKVYGYEPSAALCDVSEAIGVPVYQGLFTEQSIEYIPQEYRPADVLLLTYTFDHIPEPMSFLKAAKQIINPQTGLLIMEVHDLDKIMERHEYCLFEHEHSVYLSLETMKKVLYKAGFLIVTHEILPEEDRRGNSLLVVAAPFESVHAAKAMPIDDNDGYDLNRHAIFADELTHAIDRLDDLVEGYWKQGKKIAGYGAGGRGVMTLAAMQSASRLEYVCDQNKNFQGKFMPKTHLPIVAPEELGINPVDVLLVFSFGYIDEIRTAVLALPNAPREIISLLEVI from the coding sequence ATGGCTAATATAGAGGTTCATGAACGGAAGAATTGTCGGATATGCGGCTCGAAGAACGTAATAAAGTGGGTTCACTTGCCGCAAATGCCTTTGACGGACCAACTACTTTTGCCGGACAATTTTGCGTCGGAATTTTTATTTGATATTGACGTATATGTATGTTCGGACTGCCATGCTTCGCAAATTCTTCACGACATAGACTATGGTCAGTATTACTTGGATTATAATTATTCGGTCGCCGGGTCGGCAAAGGCGACGGATTTTATGAAGAAACTCGCAAAAGCCGTTGTTGATACGTTTCAGTTGCAAGAAGGGGCGATCTGCGTGGAAATCGGATCGGGAGATGGCGCACAGCTAGCTTGTTTTAAAGAGTTGGGAGTGAAAGTCTACGGTTATGAACCATCAGCTGCTTTATGCGACGTGAGTGAGGCAATTGGCGTTCCTGTCTATCAGGGACTGTTTACTGAGCAGTCAATAGAATATATACCGCAAGAATATCGTCCTGCAGACGTTTTGCTTCTTACCTATACATTTGATCATATACCGGAGCCGATGAGTTTTCTCAAGGCGGCTAAGCAAATCATTAATCCGCAAACAGGACTATTGATTATGGAAGTGCACGATCTTGATAAAATAATGGAGCGACATGAGTATTGTCTGTTTGAGCATGAACATTCCGTTTACCTATCACTGGAGACGATGAAAAAAGTCTTGTATAAAGCAGGTTTTCTCATAGTGACGCATGAGATCCTGCCAGAAGAGGATCGACGCGGCAATTCGCTGTTGGTTGTGGCGGCGCCGTTTGAATCTGTCCATGCAGCAAAGGCTATGCCGATTGACGACAATGACGGATATGATTTGAACCGACATGCAATATTTGCCGATGAACTTACACATGCAATCGACAGGTTAGATGATTTAGTTGAAGGCTATTGGAAGCAAGGAAAGAAAATCGCGGGTTATGGCGCCGGAGGTCGAGGCGTGATGACGCTGGCAGCGATGCAATCGGCATCTAGGTTGGAATATGTTTGCGATCAAAATAAAAATTTTCAAGGTAAGTTTATGCCGAAGACACATCTGCCAATCGTGGCGCCAGAAGAACTGGGGATAAACCCCGTTGACGTGCTGCTTGTATTTAGTTTTGGTTATATCGATGAAATCCGTACTGCCGTACTGGCGCTACCCAACGCACCGAGGGAGATCATCTCGCTGTTGGAGGTAATATGA
- the rfbF gene encoding glucose-1-phosphate cytidylyltransferase, with translation MKVVILAGGFGTRISEESHLKPKPMIEIGHRPILWHIMKLYSHYGFNDFVICLGYKGYCIKEYFAHYFLHEADITFDFTMSNQQFIHNHQAEPWKVTLVNTGIETMTGGRVKRAQPYIGNETFMLTYGDGVSDVDIKSLVQYHKAHGKRATVTSVQPSGRFGALDITAENTVAGFQEKPQGDGGWINAGFFVLEPEIFDYIEGDSTIFERSPMENLAKDNQLVAYKHDGFWQPMDTVRDKDALEELWRNKKAPWKLW, from the coding sequence ATGAAGGTTGTTATTTTAGCAGGCGGGTTTGGCACACGTATAAGCGAAGAATCTCATTTGAAGCCCAAACCGATGATTGAGATAGGACATCGCCCGATTCTTTGGCATATTATGAAACTGTATTCGCATTATGGATTTAATGATTTTGTGATCTGCCTTGGTTATAAGGGCTATTGCATCAAGGAATATTTTGCACATTATTTTTTGCATGAAGCAGACATTACTTTTGATTTTACGATGTCTAACCAGCAGTTTATTCATAACCATCAAGCCGAGCCGTGGAAAGTGACTTTGGTGAATACTGGAATTGAGACGATGACTGGGGGGCGGGTGAAAAGAGCGCAGCCGTATATTGGAAATGAGACATTCATGTTGACTTATGGCGATGGCGTCAGTGATGTAGATATTAAAAGTCTGGTTCAATATCACAAGGCTCACGGCAAACGTGCGACGGTCACTTCGGTTCAGCCGTCAGGCCGCTTTGGGGCATTGGATATAACTGCAGAGAATACGGTGGCTGGCTTTCAAGAAAAGCCTCAAGGGGACGGCGGTTGGATCAATGCGGGATTCTTCGTTTTAGAACCGGAAATTTTTGACTATATCGAAGGAGACAGCACGATATTCGAGCGTTCACCGATGGAAAATCTGGCGAAGGATAATCAATTGGTCGCATACAAGCATGACGGATTCTGGCAACCAATGGACACAGTACGTGACAAAGATGCATTGGAAGAGTTATGGCGGAATAAAAAAGCGCCATGGAAATTGTGGTGA
- a CDS encoding flagellin, whose product MIINHNVPALNTYNKLNANNQATSKSLEKLSSGLRINRAGDDAAGLAISEKMRGQIRGLDMAGKNAQDSISLIQTAEGALTETHSILQRMRELAVQSSNDTNTDSDRKQLQAEITASITEIDRIGNTTEFNTKKLIDGSAKGVAAAVSGSYRVNNNSALTFDPLNTTGMASLTTAMGLGASSVANGAYMIVRVADTDTTSGGFTAADWTIVGPGATQMTVASAGAAGMTLSSDAVTFGAAMIGTGMASVTVSLTTMDANVAVGQSATFVFSKFQAATSNLGNSVMTQIGANAGQTAFISMSDMRAAALNVDKIDISTKFGAQTAIETVQNAMDLVSTQRANMGAIQNRLEHTINNLSSASENITAAESRIRDVDMAKEMMSFQKNNILNQAATAMLAQANQQPQGVLQLLR is encoded by the coding sequence ATGATTATCAATCACAACGTACCGGCATTAAACACGTATAACAAGTTGAATGCAAACAACCAAGCGACCAGCAAATCCCTGGAAAAACTGTCTTCGGGTCTGCGTATCAACCGCGCTGGCGACGACGCTGCCGGCTTGGCAATTTCCGAAAAAATGCGTGGACAGATCCGTGGTCTGGACATGGCTGGCAAAAATGCACAGGACAGCATCTCGCTGATCCAAACCGCTGAAGGCGCACTGACTGAAACCCACAGCATTCTGCAACGTATGCGTGAGCTGGCTGTTCAATCGTCCAATGATACGAATACCGACTCCGACCGCAAGCAATTGCAAGCGGAAATCACCGCATCGATCACTGAAATCGACCGTATCGGCAACACCACTGAGTTCAATACCAAGAAACTGATCGACGGTTCCGCTAAAGGCGTGGCTGCTGCAGTTTCCGGTTCGTACCGCGTCAACAACAACTCCGCGTTGACCTTCGATCCGCTGAACACGACTGGTATGGCTTCGCTGACCACGGCAATGGGCTTGGGCGCTTCTTCGGTTGCTAACGGCGCATACATGATCGTTCGCGTCGCTGATACCGACACTACTTCCGGCGGCTTCACTGCTGCTGACTGGACGATCGTCGGACCTGGCGCTACGCAAATGACGGTTGCTTCCGCAGGCGCTGCCGGCATGACGCTGTCGAGCGATGCAGTAACCTTCGGCGCTGCTATGATCGGTACCGGCATGGCTTCGGTAACCGTGTCTCTGACGACTATGGATGCCAATGTCGCTGTTGGACAATCGGCTACCTTCGTCTTCTCGAAATTCCAAGCGGCTACGAGCAATCTTGGCAACTCGGTGATGACGCAAATCGGCGCTAATGCCGGCCAAACTGCGTTCATCTCGATGAGCGACATGAGAGCGGCTGCTCTGAATGTTGACAAAATCGACATCTCTACTAAATTCGGTGCGCAAACCGCAATCGAAACTGTTCAAAACGCTATGGATCTCGTGTCGACGCAACGCGCCAACATGGGTGCTATCCAAAACCGTTTGGAACACACCATCAACAACTTGAGCAGCGCTTCGGAAAACATCACCGCTGCCGAATCCCGCATCCGCGACGTAGATATGGCGAAGGAAATGATGTCGTTCCAAAAGAACAACATCCTCAACCAAGCCGCTACCGCAATGCTGGCGCAAGCCAACCAACAGCCGCAAGGCGTTCTGCAATTGCTGCGTTAA
- the fliD gene encoding flagellar filament capping protein FliD, producing the protein MAGGVYGLSGSGMDIDAMVKKMLAGSQTHLDKLNQNKTLLQWRKTEYNTIYSSLDTFNKDTVFNYKMQGTLMPKSVAIDNANVASVTANADAINFSHTVNVANIAQGAGMTSANNISAVPITSTANLAAHLGMGTNTVIDLTISDGSTSKQLSNNADGKYHIDGNTSIYNLVSDINKLGLNVRASYDATLDRFFLTSPQSGAANQITLSSADGTGTGGANSLAAKLGLGTSALVTTAGIVSSSAMVDGSSKPLASSAALKDLIGGTDTTLNLTLFDGTKTVALGGGSYNTAGKTINTLVNDINNMGLDIRANYDAKSGRFTVSPLGAGDSVSVTGATDAAGANLWNNGLKLANNSTAPAANFTAGRNAVLTIDGVALNQATNNFTISGVSYALKGTGPANITVTSDVEKTVANVKAFVDSYNKMIVQLNTEIDQAKYKGYAPLTDEQRAAMKDSEITAWEAKAKSGLLHNDTLLRTTVQKMRSDLSAPIEGLSGIYNSAASIGLTTGYYTEGGQLHLDETKLRTALQADPEIVNKIFSNNSTTTGATHASKGIGARLYDTVTDSKADLLTQAGTAAIASYDTKSNLAKQLTKSTKEITTWKSHMSDLQTRYYNQFNAMESALAALNKQSSWLSQQK; encoded by the coding sequence ATGGCAGGCGGAGTATACGGGCTGAGCGGCTCGGGTATGGATATCGATGCGATGGTCAAGAAGATGTTGGCCGGTTCGCAAACGCATCTGGATAAGCTGAATCAAAACAAGACACTATTGCAATGGAGAAAAACCGAATACAATACAATTTATAGTTCGTTGGACACTTTCAATAAGGATACGGTTTTTAACTACAAGATGCAAGGGACGTTAATGCCAAAATCAGTCGCGATTGATAATGCCAACGTGGCCAGCGTCACGGCGAATGCTGACGCTATTAACTTCAGTCATACGGTTAATGTGGCCAATATTGCACAAGGGGCGGGCATGACCAGCGCTAACAACATTTCGGCGGTACCGATCACCTCGACGGCCAATTTGGCCGCACATTTAGGTATGGGCACCAACACGGTGATTGATCTGACGATCTCCGACGGTTCGACCAGCAAACAGCTGAGCAACAATGCCGACGGAAAATACCATATTGACGGCAATACCAGTATCTATAACCTGGTCAGCGACATCAACAAGCTGGGCTTGAATGTCCGGGCCAGTTATGATGCGACTTTGGATCGATTTTTCCTGACGTCGCCGCAGTCGGGGGCGGCCAACCAGATTACGCTTTCTTCGGCGGACGGAACGGGAACCGGCGGCGCGAATTCGCTGGCTGCAAAACTGGGTCTGGGTACTTCGGCGCTGGTTACAACCGCGGGTATCGTGAGCTCTTCAGCGATGGTAGATGGTAGCAGCAAACCGCTAGCGAGCAGTGCAGCATTAAAGGATTTGATCGGAGGTACCGATACGACGCTGAACCTAACGCTTTTCGACGGGACTAAAACGGTTGCTTTAGGCGGCGGGAGTTATAATACGGCCGGAAAAACAATCAACACGTTAGTCAATGACATCAACAATATGGGGCTTGATATTCGGGCAAATTATGACGCGAAATCGGGCCGCTTTACGGTGAGCCCGCTCGGAGCCGGAGATTCGGTATCGGTGACCGGCGCTACGGACGCAGCGGGGGCGAACCTGTGGAATAATGGATTGAAACTGGCCAACAATTCTACGGCTCCGGCGGCGAATTTCACCGCCGGTCGCAATGCGGTGCTGACAATTGACGGCGTCGCGCTCAACCAGGCAACGAACAATTTTACCATTTCCGGCGTAAGTTATGCGTTAAAAGGGACTGGCCCTGCTAACATCACCGTCACATCGGACGTGGAGAAAACCGTTGCCAACGTAAAGGCGTTCGTTGACTCGTACAACAAGATGATCGTGCAGTTGAACACTGAAATTGATCAGGCCAAGTACAAGGGGTATGCACCGCTGACCGATGAGCAGCGCGCAGCGATGAAAGATAGTGAAATTACCGCATGGGAAGCCAAAGCCAAAAGCGGATTGCTGCATAACGATACGTTGCTGAGAACAACCGTGCAAAAAATGCGCAGTGACTTGTCTGCTCCGATCGAGGGACTCAGCGGCATTTACAACAGTGCGGCCAGCATCGGCCTTACCACCGGATATTATACCGAAGGCGGTCAATTGCATCTGGATGAAACAAAATTGCGAACAGCCTTGCAGGCCGATCCGGAAATCGTTAATAAGATTTTCAGTAACAATTCAACGACCACTGGAGCTACGCATGCTTCCAAGGGTATTGGGGCTAGATTGTACGATACGGTAACTGATTCCAAAGCGGACTTGCTGACGCAAGCCGGGACGGCTGCGATTGCCAGTTATGACACCAAAAGCAATCTGGCCAAGCAACTAACCAAATCGACGAAGGAAATCACAACCTGGAAATCGCACATGAGCGATTTGCAGACGCGCTATTACAACCAATTTAATGCGATGGAGAGCGCACTGGCGGCCTTGAACAAACAGAGTTCCTGGCTCAGTCAACAAAAATAG